The genomic interval GGACAGCGGGACAGCGGGACAGCGGGAGCGGAACAACGAAATAGTGTCTCGCTGAGTCCCGCGCAGCGGGAAAGAGCGACGTGACAGCGGGACAGCGGGACAGCGGGATAGCGGGAGAGCGGAACAACGAAATAGTGTCTCGCTGAGCGGAGTCGAAGCGCGACGTGACAGCGGGACAGCGGGACCAGAACGCTGTGTCACCCCGAGCTTGTCGAGGCACGACGGGCCGGGGGAGTGGGGAGTGGGGAGTTGGGAGTGGGGAGTGGGGAGTAGGGAGTTGGGACGGCGACGGATTGAAATGCCATCGCAACGGATTGAAATGCCATTGCGGCGGATTGAAATGCCATTGCACGACGTGAAAACGATTTTGCAGCGCGTGAAAACGTCATTACATAGGATTGAAACGTCATTGCAAAGGATTGAAACGTCATTGTGTAGGATTGAAATGCCATTGCACGACGTGAAAACGATTTTGCAGCGCGTGAAAACGTCATTACATAGGATTGAAACATCATTGCAAAGGATTGAAACGTCATTGCGCGGGATTGAAACGTCATTGCATAGGATTTAAATGCCGTTGCACGACGTGAAAAAGTGAGTGCATCGGATCAAAGGCTCGGTGCGAAGAATTACCCGGGATTGGTTCTTGTGCTCTCTCGGAATGGGTAGATGGGTAGCTGGTAGTTGGTAGTTGGTAGATCGGTAGATGGTAGCGCGCGATAGAACTTGGATACTTCCCACTTTTCCACTTTGCGACCTTCCACGATTTCCTGAGCCCCGGAGGGGCGACATTCACCAACCCACGCCGTGAGGCGTGGGAGTGCGGCGTGTGACAGGAAATGAAGAGCCCCGGAGGGGCGGCATTCAGAGGTCGGATTCGCCACATGTGAATGCATCATCCTCGCGTGCAAACTGCAGAAGAAATTCCGGGTATTTGTTCTTGTGCTCTCGCGAAAGATGTGTTCCCAAGGCTCAACGTCCTGGAATGCTGCCTCGCTTCGCGGGGCTCTGTGGACTTCGATGCCGCGTCGTGTCCCACGCCTCACGGCGTGGGTTGGTGAATGTCGCCCGCTTCGCGGGCTCAACGTACGATGAGACGATTGGACGGTTAGACGAGCAGACGATTAGACGATCAGACGATCAGACGATTAGACGATCAGACGATTAGACGATAAAACGACACACCTGTCCGATTCTTACTGCGATCCGTTCCGCGTGTGCGCAAACCGCGTATGACATCCGACAGGGGCGACCGGCGGTCGCCCGACACCGCCGCGGAACACGCGCAAAACACTGCGCAGAACAGACCAGTCACCGATCCGCGTGTGCGCAAACCGCGTATGACATCCGACAGGGGCGACCGGCGGTCGCCCGACACCGCCGCAGAACACAAGCAAAACACCGCACAGAACAGACCAGTCACCGTCTCCCGGAACGGGAGAGGGCCGGGGTGAGGGTAACAGTCCCGCTCTCCCGCTGTCCCGCTGTCACGTCGCGCTTCGACTCCGCTCAGCGAGACACTATTTCGTTGTTCCGCTCCCGCTGTCCCGCTGTCACGTCGCGCTTCGACTCCGCTCAGCGAGACACTATTTCGTTGTTCCGCTCCCGCTGTCGCGCTCTCCCGCTGTCGCGCTGTCCCGCTGTCGCGTCGCGCTTCGACTCCGCTCAGCGAGACACTATTTCGTTGTTCCGCTCCCGCTGTCCCGCTGTCCCGCTGTCACGTCGCGCTTTCCCGCTACGCGGGACTCAGCGAGACACTATTTCGTTGTTCCGCTCCCGCTGTCCCGCTCTCCCGCTGTCCCGCTCTCCCGCTCCTATCTCCTATCTCCTCGAAAGCGGCAACTCCCGCGCGGCGTCGGTGATCGCGCCGATCTTGCTGGCGTAACTCGTGCGCGCCGCGATGTCGTCGTCGGTCACGTAATGCACGTCGAGCAGACCGCTGTTCTTGTAGCCGGTGCGCAGGTAATTCATCTCGGCCAAGCACAGACTCCACCCGTTCAACCACAACGCCAGTTGTGCGCGCGCCTCGAGATCACCACCCACGTGGAAAATGAGATCGATGTCGCTGCCCGGACCCGCGCTGCCGTTCTTCGTGCTTCCGAAGACGTAGGCAGACTTCACATCAAATCGGCGCGGATCAATCTGCGCGGCGATGCGTTCGGCCATGCGCAGGCGCCAGCTCCAGTGGTCCTCGATCTCGTGCACTTCTTCCTCGGTGTTCTCGGCGTACACGGCGCGGTTCTTGCGCACCGGTGTCAGATAGCCCATCGCCTCCTCGAGGTCGGCGTTCATCAGCACTCGCATCACCATGCCGTCGGTGCAGCGCGGAACGTCGATGACACGAATCGTGTCCTTGAGGTGTTCGAACTCCGGCAGCAGTTCCGCCAGCACATTCGGCATGTGATGCAGGAAACCCTCGTTGAAAATCACGCCCGGATCGTCGGGATACAGCGGCAGATAGCGTATCGAGGCCTCGACAAGATCCTGGAAAAAGTGTGTGCCGAAGGAGAGGTCGGGTACGTAGTTGCCGGTCTTGCGCGCGATTTCGATGAGCACGGCGGTGTTGTTGATGTCGGAGTACGACACGGCCACGCCCAGCTTGATATCGCCGCGGCTGCCCCAGCGGCCCGGACCCATCAGAATGAACTGCCGCTTCGGCAGAAGATTGTTCAGCCGCCCGATGGCGCGCCCCACTTCGAGCAGATCGTTTCTGTCGGGCAGATACGAGTACTGCTGCGGATCCACGTACACGATGTGTGTGATGTCGGGCACCACGCCGTTCGAGATGAAACGGTTGGCCGTGAAAATCTTCCGGTGATTCGACACGTCGCGCGGTATCGAGGCCGGCGCGCTTCCGCGTGTGAAACTCTGCGGCCTGCACTGGAGCAGATACAGCACGTCGCCGTCGCTCGCGAATTCGATGTCGACCGGCGTGTCGATGCTCTCCTGCAGCAAGCGGACGATGGCGTGCAACTGTTTCACAAAATTCGAGCGCGTGATCAGTCCGTCGAACGTCACCGCCGCGGTCTCGCGCTCGAAGTCGATGTGCAGACCCACCGGCTGCCGCATGTGATCCTCTTCGTACAGCGACACGATGCGATGGACCTGCGGGAACTCGTTGCCGTACTCGCGCAGGAATTCCTGCACGTCCACGGTCTCGAAGCTGCACGTATCCAGATTGATGACGTCCATCTTCTTGGGGGAATACCGCAGCATCTCCTCGGGCGACACGTTCACGCGCAGATTCGGCTGGCCCGGCGCGATGAGGATGGGGAAGTCGTCGCTCAGCCGGTCCACCGCGCGTGTGCCGAGTCCGGGCACCATGCGGATGAGTCCGTCCTCGCGCCGTATGCGCGGCGACCAGCGGAATTCGTTGTTGCTGAACGCCACGCCCGCGAAGGCGGGCAGGAAGTACTTGCCGACCTGTGTGCCGACAACCTCCTGAATCATGATGCCCATCTCCTCGTGGAAGTCGAGCAGTCCGCGTTCGGATCGGTATTCGATGGGATCGGGTCCGAATATCGACGCGTACACCTCGGCGATGGCGTCCATCAGCGCCGCGAGGCGTTCGCCCTTGCTCCCCGCGTTCGCGAGGAAGAGACTCTTGTACTTGCCCGAAAACGCGGCGCTCATGCTGTCCTCGAGCAGACTCGAACTGCGCACGATGATGGGGCGGTCGCCGAGATCGTCGAGCGCCATCGACAGGCCCTTGATGATCTCGGTGGTGAAGTACGAGTTCTTGAACACCTGCACGAGGTGCGGATATTCGTCGCGCACCTGGTCGATGTCGAGGTACTTCTGATTGAACACTTCCTCGAGATTGTTGTAGTGGATGAAGTTCAGGATGCCGTCGGAGACGACGTACCAGGTCTTCGGAGTGCGCACGTTTTCGAGCAGGGGATTTTGTCCCGCGGCCCGGCGCACGATCTGTGTCGCGAGAAAAAGTCCCGCGCTTTTGCCGCCCAGTTTGCCGTGGCTCTTCTGGTGGTAGATGATGCGGTGCAGGAGGTCGTAGAAGTCGCGTATCTCGATGTACTTCTTCGCGATGTTGATGAAGCTGAGCTGGTCGTTGAAGAAGCGCCGAATCAACGACACGCGCAGCACCTTGTCGGTGGAGGGTGAAAGCTCGAGTCCCGACGGGAACAGATGGTAATAGCGCCCGAGTGCATCCGATATTTCGGCCAGCGAGGTGTCGAGACTTTCGACGGCATTCACGAGGAAGGCGGCCTTGTCGTCCTTGATCCACTTCTGGATGTTCATCAGGATGTCGTCATCGCTCAGGTAATTCGAGGCGATGATGAAGATCTCGTCGCTCGTGATGATGAAGTTGTGCAGTTCCTCGCGCTGCTGCGGCTTGTTGGTGCCGAAGGCGGGATCGTCGCCGGGCTGTTCGGTCACGTTGAAACTCTGCAGCAGCGTCGATGCCTCCTTGATGCCGATGCGGCAGAGGTGGTTCAGCATGCGCCGCGAAATGCGTGTGTACAGACTCTGGTCGGTCTTGCGCAGTACGCCCAGCACAACCATCCATTCGCTGCGCTCCTTGCCAGTGCGTTCCGTGCGGAAGGTCTCCCACTCGAAGAACACGTTTTTCAGGCGCTGATGCAGGATAAAATGCGCGATGCGTTCCGCGATGGAGTTGAGCAGCCGGCGCTCCTCCTTGAGGAAGGGACCCTCGTCGGCGGGTGGAAGCTCCTTTGTGTAGTACACTTCCACAACGCCCTCCACGGCGTCCTGCACGCTGATATCCGAGCGCTGCAGCCAGCGTGTCACGGCGAAGTTTTCGCTGGTGAACACCGCCTCGCCGTAGCGGATGCGCGCGCAGCAGAGGTCCGGATACTGCCATCCCTCGGGTATCGCGCGCGCCACCTCGACGAGCACGTCCTCCAGTGTCTCGTCGCGCGCGGTGAGAAGTTCCTCGATGCCGTAGAGGCAGCTCAACTCCTTTGCTCGTTCGCCGAGGACGGTGAGCAGATCGTTGATGTCCTTGCTCTGATGTTTCATGGGATGGAGGCGCTGCGGTGGGTCGCGAAGGGGATGGTGCGGGAAATTACGTCTTCGGCGCGTCAAATGACACCCTCCGGGGCTTTGGCGCGCGCGCGGAATTATGGTAGTTTACGGTACTCTTATCCTTTAAAAGGACGCTCCCATGGCCCAAGAATCGTTTAATCCGTTCCGCATGGCGCAGCAGCAATTCGACAGCATCGCCGAAAAACTCTCGCTCGACGATGCCACGCGCGAGCTGCTCCGCACCCCCGATCGTGAATTCCATTTCAATATTCCCATCCGTATGGACGACGGCAGTTACCGCGTGTTCCGCGGTTTCCGCGTGCAGCACAACGACGCGCGCGGTCCGAGCAAGGGCGGCATCCGTTTCCATCCGCACGAGACCATCGACACCGTGCGCGCCCTCGCGATGTGGATGACGTGGAAGACCGCGGTGGTCGACATCCCGCTCGGCGGCGGGAAGGGCGGCGTGATCTGCGATCCGCACAATCTCTCCATGCGCGAGCAGGAGGCACTGTGCCGCGGCTGGGTGCGCAAGATCGTCGAGTATATCGGCGCGTATCAGGACGTGCCCGCGCCGGATGTCATGACATCGTCGCAGCACATGGTGTGGATGCTCGACGAGTACGAGCACATCACAGGCCGCAAGGAGCCGGGTTTTATCACCGGCAAGCCGGTCGGTCTCGGCGGCTCGCTCGGACGCACGGAAGCCACGGGATACGGTCTTGTGTACACGCTGCGCGAAGCCATGCGCGAGCGCGACCTCGCCATCGCGGGTTCCACCGCCAGCGTGCAGGGCTTCGGCAATGTGGCGCAGTACGCGATCGAGCTGTTTATCTCGTACGGCGGCAAGGTCATCGCGGTGTCGTGCTGGGATCAGCGCGAGCAGCGCGCCTTCACGTTCCGCCGCAAGGACGGCATCGATCTGCAGGTGCTGCGCGGTATCACGAACAAGTTCGGCGAGATCGACCGCGGCAAGGCGCCGGAACTCGGCTTTGATGTGCTGGACGGCGACGCCTGGCTCGAACAGGATGCCGATGTGTTGATTCCCGCGGCGCTCGAGAATCAGATCAACGCGCTCAATGTCGACAAGATCCGCCCCTCGGTGCAGCTCATCGCCGAAGGCGCCAACGGTCCGACGACGCCCGAGGCCGACGGGGTGCTGCACAAGCGCGGCGTGGTGATTGTGCCCGATTTCCTCGCAAACGCGGGCGGCGTGACCTGCAGCTATTTCGAGCAGGTGCAGAGCAACATGAACTATTACTGGACGCGCGACGAGGTGCTCAGCAAACTCGATTCGAAGATGACCGACGCCTACGACGCCGTGGCCGACATCGCGCGCAAGCGCCGGCTCTCGCTGCGCGACGCCGCCTACATGATCGCCATCTCGCGCGTCGCCGAGGCGTGCAAGCTGCGCGGCTGGGTGTAGGGATGAAGAATGTTGAACGTTGAAAGTGGAACGGTGAAAGTAGCACGTTGATAGATGCGTCGTATCACAAGACAGTATGAGATTGTCTGTGCCGTGCTGCTGTATGCACTGTTTGTGTGCGGTGCCGGTGCGCAGCAGCGTCGAGCTTCGGGCATTGTTGTGGACCGGGACGGTGGCAAGCCGCTGCCGTTTACCCATGTGTTGATCCTCGGCAGTTCGAAGGGCACCACCAGCGATCTTGAAGGGCGTTTCGTGCTCCCCCTCGACACAAGTGCGCACCGCCTGCGTTTCAGCCGCGTCGGGTACTCCTCCGTCACCATGCAAATTCACCCGGGCGATACGCTGTCGGACATGCGCATCATGCTGCGGCAGACCGCTATCAAAATGCGCGGAGTCACCGTCACAGCCGGAGAGGATCCGGCGGTGCCCATCATCCGCAAGGCCATCGAGAAGAAGCGTCTGCTCGAGCAGCGGCTATTTAACTATGCCGCGACCACACACACAAAAACGGTGCTGCGGATACTGTCGTTGGACGACCGCGAGGCGGGCGAGAGAGATCCGGACCTTCGTCTTCCTACCGTGGGCGAATCGCTGACGCAGGCATATTGGGCAAAGCCCGATCAGTACAAGGAGATTATTGAGGCGCGCAGGAGTTCGGATCTCGATGGACCGACGAATACGCTCACAAGTATCACAGCCCGTGCAAACTTCTCCCGCGACCGTGTACAAATCGGCAAACGTGTATCGGTTATTGGACCGATTTCGGAGGACGGTCTCTCCGCGTACTATTACACACTCATGGGCGAGACGTCCATCGATTCCACCACGGTGTATATCATCCGCATTACACCGCGCAGCGCCGCCAAACCGCTGGTTGCGGGCACCATCTATATCACCGATGGCAGCTACCTGCTCAACAGCGTTGATATCGTCTTTAATGAAGCGGCGTTGCCACCAATGATCGATACCGTGAGCTTCCGCCAGCAATACAGTCTTGTCGACGACGAGTTCTGGCTGCCGTCGGATGTTTCGCTGTACGCCCACATGACGGCCTCCATCGTGGGGATCGAGGTCACGGCCGAGGGCCGCATGTTCTCGATCATCCAGAACTACCGCGTGAACAAACCGGAGAACGAGGAGATGATGGACGGCATCCGCGTCAAAGTGCTCGAGGGCGCGGATCTGTTTGATTCCACGTCGTGGCGTATGCAGCAGCGTATCCCGAATACAGAGGAGGAACTGCGCGCCTATACGAAGGGCGACAGCGTGCATCTCGTCGAAACCATCCAAGCGAGGCGATACAGCGCGGCCGAAGTATTCACGGGCACAACGCTGGACGGTGGAAGTGTTTCGTATTCACTGCCGGGATTGCTTACGATGTATCACTACAATCGTGTTGAAGGGCATGCGGTGTATGCGCCGTTTTCGGTCTCCTCACCGGCATATTCGCTCCGCGGGGCCGGCTTCGGATTCGGGTACGGCCTCAGCGATGCGCGTGTAAAATGGCACGCCGCAGTGTCGCCGTACTTGCACCTCCGCACGGGAATGTTTTTGGTGGCTTCCGCGTACAGCCGGCTCGCCTCCATCGACGAGGATCAGCACCTCATGGGCACCTCGGCCACGACGGCACTGAATCTGTTTGTCAAGGAGGATCCGCGCGATTATTACCGCAGCACGGGAGGTGGGATTCTCCTGGATGCCTATCTAGTGAATACCCTGCACAGCAGTCTCTCTGTTTCGTTGGAGGAGCACACGTCGGTGGCAACAAATACACAGTGG from Ignavibacteriota bacterium carries:
- a CDS encoding nucleotidyltransferase domain-containing protein, yielding MKHQSKDINDLLTVLGERAKELSCLYGIEELLTARDETLEDVLVEVARAIPEGWQYPDLCCARIRYGEAVFTSENFAVTRWLQRSDISVQDAVEGVVEVYYTKELPPADEGPFLKEERRLLNSIAERIAHFILHQRLKNVFFEWETFRTERTGKERSEWMVVLGVLRKTDQSLYTRISRRMLNHLCRIGIKEASTLLQSFNVTEQPGDDPAFGTNKPQQREELHNFIITSDEIFIIASNYLSDDDILMNIQKWIKDDKAAFLVNAVESLDTSLAEISDALGRYYHLFPSGLELSPSTDKVLRVSLIRRFFNDQLSFINIAKKYIEIRDFYDLLHRIIYHQKSHGKLGGKSAGLFLATQIVRRAAGQNPLLENVRTPKTWYVVSDGILNFIHYNNLEEVFNQKYLDIDQVRDEYPHLVQVFKNSYFTTEIIKGLSMALDDLGDRPIIVRSSSLLEDSMSAAFSGKYKSLFLANAGSKGERLAALMDAIAEVYASIFGPDPIEYRSERGLLDFHEEMGIMIQEVVGTQVGKYFLPAFAGVAFSNNEFRWSPRIRREDGLIRMVPGLGTRAVDRLSDDFPILIAPGQPNLRVNVSPEEMLRYSPKKMDVINLDTCSFETVDVQEFLREYGNEFPQVHRIVSLYEEDHMRQPVGLHIDFERETAAVTFDGLITRSNFVKQLHAIVRLLQESIDTPVDIEFASDGDVLYLLQCRPQSFTRGSAPASIPRDVSNHRKIFTANRFISNGVVPDITHIVYVDPQQYSYLPDRNDLLEVGRAIGRLNNLLPKRQFILMGPGRWGSRGDIKLGVAVSYSDINNTAVLIEIARKTGNYVPDLSFGTHFFQDLVEASIRYLPLYPDDPGVIFNEGFLHHMPNVLAELLPEFEHLKDTIRVIDVPRCTDGMVMRVLMNADLEEAMGYLTPVRKNRAVYAENTEEEVHEIEDHWSWRLRMAERIAAQIDPRRFDVKSAYVFGSTKNGSAGPGSDIDLIFHVGGDLEARAQLALWLNGWSLCLAEMNYLRTGYKNSGLLDVHYVTDDDIAARTSYASKIGAITDAARELPLSRR
- a CDS encoding Glu/Leu/Phe/Val dehydrogenase, with amino-acid sequence MAQESFNPFRMAQQQFDSIAEKLSLDDATRELLRTPDREFHFNIPIRMDDGSYRVFRGFRVQHNDARGPSKGGIRFHPHETIDTVRALAMWMTWKTAVVDIPLGGGKGGVICDPHNLSMREQEALCRGWVRKIVEYIGAYQDVPAPDVMTSSQHMVWMLDEYEHITGRKEPGFITGKPVGLGGSLGRTEATGYGLVYTLREAMRERDLAIAGSTASVQGFGNVAQYAIELFISYGGKVIAVSCWDQREQRAFTFRRKDGIDLQVLRGITNKFGEIDRGKAPELGFDVLDGDAWLEQDADVLIPAALENQINALNVDKIRPSVQLIAEGANGPTTPEADGVLHKRGVVIVPDFLANAGGVTCSYFEQVQSNMNYYWTRDEVLSKLDSKMTDAYDAVADIARKRRLSLRDAAYMIAISRVAEACKLRGWV
- a CDS encoding carboxypeptidase-like regulatory domain-containing protein: MRRITRQYEIVCAVLLYALFVCGAGAQQRRASGIVVDRDGGKPLPFTHVLILGSSKGTTSDLEGRFVLPLDTSAHRLRFSRVGYSSVTMQIHPGDTLSDMRIMLRQTAIKMRGVTVTAGEDPAVPIIRKAIEKKRLLEQRLFNYAATTHTKTVLRILSLDDREAGERDPDLRLPTVGESLTQAYWAKPDQYKEIIEARRSSDLDGPTNTLTSITARANFSRDRVQIGKRVSVIGPISEDGLSAYYYTLMGETSIDSTTVYIIRITPRSAAKPLVAGTIYITDGSYLLNSVDIVFNEAALPPMIDTVSFRQQYSLVDDEFWLPSDVSLYAHMTASIVGIEVTAEGRMFSIIQNYRVNKPENEEMMDGIRVKVLEGADLFDSTSWRMQQRIPNTEEELRAYTKGDSVHLVETIQARRYSAAEVFTGTTLDGGSVSYSLPGLLTMYHYNRVEGHAVYAPFSVSSPAYSLRGAGFGFGYGLSDARVKWHAAVSPYLHLRTGMFLVASAYSRLASIDEDQHLMGTSATTALNLFVKEDPRDYYRSTGGGILLDAYLVNTLHSSLSVSLEEHTSVATNTQWSLAGKDTRFRANPPINEGKFLSLGFESELDFRPRIDDAGVVRRSGEADIVPKAGITWTQADTEHDRWSYLTLSAGLSGTIDLGILGRSTLDVSARWSTQRLPTQDLFHLTGSSNYITAPARFRTLGFREFGGDAAASIFVEQNLGRLPFSILPLGNIPVLGAASWELIFFGGAGWTSMRSSTGAMQTVPVGIASRPFFEAGFSIEKIFTLFRLDLAWRLDHFRSGRNFFIGFSTSELLRARASGEN